The segment GGTGATGTGGCGCCTGTCCATTTCCGATGTTTCACGTGAAACATCGGATGGATGAGGCCTACCCCGCCCGCCTTACGCCCCGCTATCTCTATTTTACCTTTTGCCCCGCACGAACCGCAGGATTTCGCCAATGCCCCAGATTTCGATGAACAGCCCGGTCGGGGCGATTACGGTTTTCGAGTTTGACGACAAAATTGTCGCGGTCGACTGGGGCTTTGTCGAGGATATGGAACCAAGTCCCGTCCTGAACGAAGCGAAGGCGCAGCTTAACGCCTATTTCACCGGCAAGCTCGATACCTTTGACCTGCCGCTGGCCCCTGATGGCACCGATTTCCACAAGGCTGTATGGGAGGCGATGTGCAAAATCCCGCTGGGCAAAACCGCGACCTATAAGGATCTGGCGATTGCAGCCGGGGCACCAACGGCCTATCAGGCTGTTGGTACGGCCTGCGGGCTTAATCCAATCCCCATAATCATTCCATGCCACCGTGTTCTGGCGAGCGGCGGCAAACCGGGCGGCTATTCCGGCGATGGCGGACTTGAAACCAAACGCGCGCTTTTGAAAATCGAAGGCGTCGATCTGGTTATCCCAAGCGATCAGGGCAACCTGTTCTGAACAAAGCAGCACCTGCCGGATAGCAAAATGCCGTTTTCTGACATAGACTTGGTCCATTGATCAGACAAGCGCCAAAATGGCGCATTAACGGGAGGTCTCCATGACCAAAGCTTTCCGATTTTATGAAACCGGCGGCAGCGATGTCCTGCGTTTTGAAGATGTCGAGGTTGGTGCACCAGGTACCGGTGAAGTTCGCCTGCGACAGGAAGCCATCGGACTGAACTATATCGATATCTATTTCCGTTCCGGGGTTTATCCGGCCCCGTCCCTGCCATCGGGCCTAGGGCTTGAAGGGTCGGGCGTGATCGAGGCGGTTGGTGACGGCGTAACCGACCTTGCAGTTGGTGATCGGGTTGCCTATGCCGCACAGCCGCTTGGCGCCTATGCCGAGGCACGTGTAATGTCGGCCAAGGGTTTGGTTAAGATCCCCGACGGGATCACCTTTGATCTTGCAGCCGCCGCCATGTTGCAGGGTATGACGGCACAATATCTGCTGCGCCGAACCTATCACGTCAATAAAGGCGATACGATCCTCATCCATGCGGCAGCAGGCGGGGTTGGCCAGATTGTCTGCCAGTGGGCCAAACATCTGGGTGCCACCGTGATCGGCACCGTCGGATCGAAGGAAAAGGCCGAGATCGCCAAATCCAAGGGCTGCGATTATCCGATCCTCTATCGGGAGGAGAAGGTATCCGAGCGTGTCAAAGAGATCACAAACGGCCAAGGCGTTGAAGTTGTTTATGATTCCGTCGGTAAGGATACTTTTGACGACTCGCTGGATTGCCTGAAACGTCTTGGCATGATGGTCAGTTTCGGCCAGTCATCAGGCGCCGTCCCTCCCGTCCCGCTTAAAGCTCTTGCACCCGGAGCCTATTTCCTGACCCGTCCGAGCGTCTTTCAATATACCGCCACTCGCGAAGAGCTTCTGGCAACCGCGAACGAGCTATTTGACGTGCTGAAATCCGGTGTGGTGAAGATCGACATCGGTGCGACCTATGCCTTGGCGGACGCCAAACAGGCCCATGACGATCTTGAAGGCCGCAAAACCACCGGCTCGGTGATTTTGAAGCCGTAAGACAGAATGCCATTGAAAACATGGGTTCCTGCCCTCGCGGGAATGACCGTTTGCAGCCAGAGGTAGGGTTAAACCCCTGCCTCTTCTTCTTCGGTGTGCCAGGCGCGGACATCACGTGCGATGGCATCGAAACGATCCGACAGACTAGCACTAGCAATGCGGCAGGGTGCAATTACGGCCTCGGCCCAATCGACATAGCGCAGGATCTGCTCACGGTCCCAGCCGACCGGCGTATCGGTCAGCATCGCGCCGACATTGGCGACCTTATCCGCCAGACGCACCAGTTTTGCGCCGTCGCTGAGATGCGGAGCGGTTTCGATCTGGCGGGCTTTACGGTCATCGCGTGGCAGGGCTTTGTCGTCACTGACCTCAAGCACGATATCGGCAATCATTTCGTTGAAACAGGCGGCAATTTCATCACGCGTCGCACCGCAATCCTCAATCACGTCATGCAGAACCGCGGCACACAGCACATATTCGTCCGTGCCCGGTTCGCATTCGACGATCAGGCGCGAAACCTCGATCGGATGATTGATATAGGGTTCATTAGCCGGGCCCTTGCGGCGCTGGTCACGATGCGCTCGGGCGGCAAAATCGACGGATTTCAGTAAAAGCTGCATCAGCCTTGAAAACGTAGTGGAAGAACAGCACCAGAGTCACATGTGATTGCGGCCACTGCAAGCATTGATGGCTATCGACATCGAAAATCTGCGCCTTACATACAGGAAAGAGCCAAAATCAAGGAGGTGAGCGAGACATGCCCGGGGAAATGAACCTTAAGCTGATCCTGCAAAATACCGGCACCGAACCCCTGCATCTGACCAGTCTGGCACCGCAAACCGGCTGGAAATCCGCCCCACCCCATCATCTGGCTGCCAACAGCCAATCCGATTGCGAAATCGTTGCGGCTGACGAACTCACCATCACCCTGCGATACGGGATACATCATATCGGGCTTCATCTTGGCAATGGAAAGCTTCAGGTCGAACCAGGTGACAGCAAACTGATCCGGCAGAAGCTTGACGGTCACATTGCCGAATTGACATTGGCTTTAGCTTAGGGAAAGCAATCAGCTTAACTACGCAGATCGCGCATGCCATCAATCAAAATCTTGCTGCCGATTACGCCGAATACTGCGCCAAAAATCCCGTCAACAACGCGGAAAAACCGCTGGTAGGCCCGAACGGCAACACCAGTGGAAAACAGCAGAGCATAGATGCCGTAAATAACCATTGCCGAACACGACGCAAGTACCCCGATAACGATCAATGCAGGATGCGTGCCCTGGGCAGAGGCCAGAAACATCGAAACCGCCACCCACATCAATGCAGCCTTGGGATTGGTCAGAACAACGAGTAAGCCGGTGCGATAGGCAGTGAAACCAATCTTTGACGCAGGGCTATACAGATTATCGCGCGCGCTACCAACCGAACCAGAACCTTTCAAGCAAGACCACAACGATTTCAGCGCGAGATAAAGGAAATATCCCCCGCCCACCAGCTTCATCGCCGTCAGGCTCTGGGGGAAAGCATCAATGACCGCGCCAATGCCAAAGGAAAACAGCACCGACCATATGAAAACGCCGGTGGCAACTCCCACAGCACTCAGCAATCCGGGCTGCCGCCCGCCGGAAAGTGCGGCTGATGATACTGCCATCATGTTTGGCCCCGGCGATATCTGTGCCAAGGCAATCCCGACCATCACCGTCCCGAGTTCCATCATATACATGACGCCAAAGTCCTTTGCTGTTGATAGGAAACCCTATCACCGCGCAAAAGGAATTTTCAAACGCCAATGTTTGACATGAAACATTCCACGAAGAAGTAGCCGATCAAGCCCGGTTGCGGCTGCGTGACTGCCATTCGGCGGCCAGAACCGCATAGATATATTCATCACCCCAGACACCGTTGAAGCGATCATTTTCGATCAGATGCGCCTCGCATCGCAGGCCAAGCCGTTCAACAATGCCGACCGATCCGATATTTTCGGTGTCAAGGCGAGCAAAAATTCGGTGAAAACCGAAATGATTGAAACCAAGATCAATCATCGCCGATACGGCCTCGGTCGCATAGCCGTGGCCTGAAAAATCCGGATTGAAGATATAACCGACTTCAGCCTGAAGGGCTGCAATGCTGGCAAGTTTCAAAAGAACCTCTCCTAGGAGGGTATCATCGTCCCGGTTAATTACCGCCAAACGAAATACATCGCCTTCAGCATCAAAGGGCGCGGTCAGCACAACGGAAAACTGTTCTGTCAGCACATTTGCCGCTGGAGGTGCAGCGTAAAGATAGCGATAGACCGATGGCTGGGAATGATAGGCAGCATATTGGTCAAAATCGCACGCCATGAAGGGGCGAAGCGACAGGCGATTTGTCTGAATCGGTGTAGAGGGAAACGTAATTTTCATTGCAAAACAATATGTTATTTATGCTTTGCGCTATGTAGGCAGGTACTAGTCCCGCTTCAAGCGAAGTAAATCACAGTGGTTTGGCACGCCTACACAATGGACCCGCTTGTAGCAGACGCAGACTGCTTTACCGAGGCGAGCCAGAACCAAACAAAAACCCCCGGCAGATTGCCGGGGGTTTTCAATGATAGTTCGATTACAGGATCGAACTACGATTAACCATTCATTGAATCGAAGAAATCGTCATTGTTCTTCGTCGATTTGAGTTTGCCAAGCAGGAATTCCATCGCGTCCTGCGGACCCATCGGGTTGAGAATACGGCGCAGAACCCACATTTTGGAAAGCGCGCTTTTCTCGACCAGCAATTCCTCCTTACGGGTACCCGATTTAAGGATATCGATCGCCGGGAAGATACGCTTGTCAGACAGTTTACGATCCAGAATAAGCTCAGAGTTACCGGTCCCTTTGAATTCTTCAAAGATGACCTCGTCCATGCGCGAGCCGGTATCGATCAGCGCGGTTGCGATAATGGTCAGCGAGCCGCCTTCTTCAATGTTACGCGCGGCACCGAAGAAGCGTTTCGGGCGCTGCAGGGCGTTGGCATCGACACCACCGGTCAGAACCTTGCCTGAGCTCGGAACAACGGTGTTGTAAGCGCGTGCAAGGCGGGTGATCGAGTCCAGCAGGATGACGACATCATGCTTGTGCTCGACCAAGCGTTTTGCCTTTTCCAGAACCATTTCAGTAACCTGGACGTGACGCTGTGCCGGTTCGTCAAAGGTCGAACTGATGACCTCACCTTTCACCGAACGATCCATGTCGGTCACTTCTTCCGGACGTTCATCGATCAGAAGAACGATCAGATAGGCTTCCGGATGGTTTTCCTCAATCGCATGCGCAATGTTTTGCAGCATCACGGTTTTACCGGTGCGCGGCGGCGCGACGATCAGGGCACGCTGACCTTTGCCCAAAGGCGATACAAGTTCGATCACACGGTTGGTGATGTCCTTGTTGCCTTCCTGATCGAGGTGACGCTCCATCTTGAGCGGCTCGTCCGGGTAAAGCGGGGTCAGGTTATCGAAATTGATGCGATGGCGGACTTTTTCGGGCGCATCAAAGTTGACTTTGTCGACCTTGAGCAGCGCGAAATAACGCTCACCTTCCTTGGGCGAACGAATCTGGCCTTCAACCGTGTCACCCGTGCGCAGACCAAAGCGGCGCACCTGGCTTGGCGAGACATAGATATCGTCCGGACCGGCAAGGTAGTTTGCCTCGGGACTGCGCAGGAAGCCGAAGCCGTCCGGCAGAACCTCCAACACGCCTTCGCCGAAAATAGCATGATCGTTTTCAGCCAGCTGTTTGAGAATTGCAAACATCAATTCCTGTTTACGGAGCGTGCTGGCGTTTTCGATTTCGAGTTCCTCGGACAGGGCAAGAAGCTCCGTCGGGGATTTCTTTTTGAGTTCCTGAAGATGCATATGTGCGTTTAATGATCTTGTGATTGCCGGGAAGGGCGATGATTGAAGGAGGAGGTGTAAAGAAAGGAATGCGGTTGACGGTCAGGCAGATCATAGTTTCTGCGGACCGGTCGTAACCTTGTAGTTGTGAAGCAGGCAGGACTGTTTCATGTTTCAGGTGTGAAACACCACAGATTGATAACTCCGATTGAACCAATAGTCAAACCGTGTTTCACGCCATTAAGGCAATATCACCTGTACCTGTTGCAGAACTGCCATCCCTACGCCGTCTGCCCGGCTCGAAGCGGCGAAAGATATCCTTCAACCAACCGGCGAACCGATTATGTGCATTCTGCTTAACCGACCCGTTCGCTGATGATAGCCAGCATTCGGGCAAGCTGATCATCGCTTAAACCGGCAATCCGTTCCGACAAAAGATTGGCCAGTTCGGTTGCCTCCGGTTCAAGCCCCGCTGTATCGACTGTTACCTTCGGATGGGAAAGCTGTGCCAGACGTTTGATTTCGTCAACTTCATCCCAGACGAGATTGAAATAACCGCAGATTTGCTGCACCAGACCAGGGCTTGGCCGACCGCGATGCCCGTGTTCAAGGGCAGAAAGATAAGCCGGCGAAAGCTGCAAGGCGTTTGCCATATCTGTCAGGGTGACATTGTGCCGCGCCCGTAATTCGCGAATACGATTGCCAAAGGGTGTCACGGGCGTCTCCGTTTCAGCAGAACATAAAAAGCGCCCGATCCGCCGTGCTGGATACGGGCTTCGCTGATGGCAAGAATGCGGGTACGCAGGCGTGGCGCGCTAAGCCATTGCGGGGTGCGTTGTCGTAAAAGACCGGTGCGGCCATATTCATCGGCACGCGATCCCTTACCGGTGATCACCAGAACGCAACGTTTCCCGGCCCGCCAGCTATCTTCAATAAACGCGTTCAGCGCATGATGGGCTACATCCTGGGTCATACCGTGCAGATCAATACGACCATCAATTGACATCTGGCCTTTCTGGAATTTTTTGGCCGTCGATTTATCGATATTGTCGGTAACACCCGGTTCAAGTTCGACCAAGGCGCGGTTTTTGATCTGCGGTCCGCGATCAGCATTACGCGCGGACGGCAGGTTTCGCACGGCCCGGACTTCTTCAGCCTTGTTGATTTCACCCTGCAGATCGTCAGGAAGCGGCATCGCCGTATCGCTTTTGGGATGATCGTTGTCCAGCTCGAACACGGTGTCACTGCCCTTTCGCTGTTTGGAACGCAGGGGTTTGACATCACGCGTGAAGATTTCCCAAAGGGCTTTTTCTTCGTCGCTAACGGAGCGCCGTCTTTTATGGGTTTTCTTTTGTGTCATCCACCAGAACGATATGCAAACGGCGCGGTCCGTGCGCACCCAGCTGTATCGTCTGTTCGATATCGCCTGTTCGCGACGGGCCTGTCACCCAAAGGAATGTTCGCGGCATATTGCCGTTTCCTTCCCGTTCGCGCAACCGCGGCCATACTTCTTCATAAGTTCCAACGATATCGCTGGCTTTCAAAACCGCAATATGGGTATCGGGAAGCGTATAAGGCATATCCGCCCCCCTTCGCAGCATCAGGCTGCCGGTTTCAGAAACCCCGCCAGAGCTTGGTGTGGCGGAAACCGTTTTGCCCGCCATATTCATAAGGGTTCTGCTTAGCACACAGGGTCCAGAACTTGATGATTGCAGGATGTCCGCGTCTTCACAAACTGTGTCAGTCATCCCGCCCGAAAAGATCAAGACAGGCGACACCGTTATTATCGAGATTCAACATTGCCCTCAAAAAGGCGCTGTCGATATCCGAAGATAGGCCATGTTTTTCGCGTAATTCGATGAATTGACCACTTTTCTTATTCTTATCAAGGGAATTTTGTAGGGTTTCTACTTCATCAATCGGAGCAGCGTTGCTGATCGCCATATAGAGGAAACAGCTGCGATACGGCAAAATGCCGTCAATGTCGCGTTGCTGTGCGCTAGGATCAACAATGTCGCGATAGTGTCGCAATACAGAACCACCAATCGCAATCAGATCAACTCGGTCGGCCTGCAGCATCGGCAGTAGAAGGTCTTCACGCGGCACCAGAACAAGCTGCTGTGCGCCACGTCTGCGCAAATAGGGTTCACGGGCCGATCCCAGCAAAACCCCGATACGAGCCGAAGCAAGGATTTCCTCGAGCGGCATGTTTTGCCATTTCGCATCCGCGTAACCATACAGGTTCCAGATCGTGCGGCTTATCGGGCCAACCCATTTAAAGCTGTCCTCACGGTCAGCCGTGCGAGTTGTCGGATAGATAACATGCCGGGCTCCCTGCATTGCCTGTTCCATGACGCGTTTCCAAGGCGCTTGCTCGGCAATGACATAAGGCAGACAGGCATCCTGAAAGACTGAGACGACAAGATCATCGAAATAACCAGGTTCGGGGCGAATGGGATCACCACCACCTTCTGACCGGTGGATGGTATAAGCAAGTTTTCCATTGATAAAACTGTCTGTTGTCTGCTGCTGAACCGGAATTTCGGGTTCGGGCAGGTATTGCGCTCGAACATCCTGTACCGCAAATGCCAACACCAGCAGAGCAATCACCGAACAGCCGATAATGTCCGACCCTTTAAAAACCGACCGGCCCAAGAATAGACGTTGAAAAAGTGGAGAGAGGATTTGGCGAAGAGAGCTAAATTTCAAAAAAGCGGCATATCGGAAAAACATGCCGGTCACATCAAACTTCTTCGCGCTTGAGCCAGATGGCAGCAGAGAACTTTTTCTCAATATAGGTCTGGTGCGCCGCAAGCTCATCTTCACTGAGAATATGTGGTCTTGGTTCCAGGTAGTTTTCTTTTGGCCCCACAATACGCGGCGTATCAATGACAACCTTTTTAGTAACCTTGGAATCAAGCGAAAGGCCGTGCTGCCGACCACCCAGCAGTTCAAGATAAACCAATGCAAGAAGGTCGGAATCGAGTAGCGCCCCGTGCAAAGTACGGTTCGAGTTATCAATTTTGAAGCGGCGGCATAGCGCATCAAGACTGACCGGGGATCCGGGGAATTTTTTGCGCGCCATCTGCACGGTATCAATCGCGCGGTCCATCGCTATTTTCGGCTTGCTCAGCCATTCAAGTTCCGCATTCAAGAATTTCATATCGAACGCGGCATTATGGATCACGAGTTGTGAGTCATCGCCGATAAATTCGAGAAAATCGTCTACCACCTCCGCGAAGACCGGCTGGTCTTTGAGGAAATCGTCGCCAAGGCCGTGGACATCGAATGCCTCTTTGGGCATTGGACGCTGCGGATTGATATATTGATGATATTGCCGCCCGGTCGGCATGTGATTGAAAAGCTCGATACACCCGATTTCCACAAGGCGATGGTCAGCATAGGGATCAAGGCCTGTGGTTTCCGTATCAAGGACAATTTCACGCATATCAGGTCCGATTTTCCAGTTGGTCAACGATGGTTCGTATCGTAGCGAAAGTTACAGCCCGACCCAAGCCTGTCGGAATAATAAAATCAGCTTTGCGACGTTTTTCGCGATCCGGCATCTGTTTGGCAAGAATGGCGGAAAATTTGGCGTCCGTCATCCCTGATCGCGCCATAACACGTTGGCGTTGAATGAATTTCGGTGCCGATACTACCGCAACGTCGTCACAGCGTTTTTCACCTGCTGTTTCAAACAAAAGTGGAATATCCAGCACAACCAGTGATCTTTGCGCCAGACGGTTAAGTTTGAGAAATCTGTTTTCTTCAGCCCGAACCAGCGGGTGCAGGACGGCTTCAAGACGTTTCAGCGCATCGGAATCGGCAAAAACGATTGCCCCCAGTATCTGGCGATCAATCCGGCCGTCTTTCAGAACATCGGGGAATACGGAGATGATAGGATCAAACGCCGCCCCGCCCGGTACCATCAAACGATGAACGCTCTCGTCGGCATCATGGACCGGCACGCCAAGATAACGAAACATCCCCGCCGCGGTCGATTTACCCATGCCGATGGACCCGGTCAGTCCCAAAATAACCATAATAAATAGTGCCTTGTGATCTTAATTCGGATTAATCCGGCGAAAGAACAAATTCGCGAAGCTCTGGCGTGACTTCCGGATCAATCCCGAACCAGCGATGGAATCCCGGACGTGCCTGATGCAACAGCATGCCCAGCCCATCAACCACCGGATTGCCACGTTTTTTGGCCTGTGCCAGCAGATCAGTGATCAGCGGCACGTAAACGATATCGGTCACAAGGGCGGTTTTTGGCAAACCTTCAAGATCGATTTCAAGTTTCGGCTGCCCGACCATACCAAGGCTTGTGGTATTAACCACAAGCGACGCATCGGCCAAATCCGCCGGATCAAGCGGCCAGTTCACCACTTTGATGCGCGGATCGTTAATCTCGGCCGCCAGATCATCGGCACGTTTGCGTGTCCGGTTGGCGATGCGGATTTCAAGGATTCCTTCGTCAAGCAAGGCAACCAAAACCGCCCGTGACGCCCCGCCCGCCCCCAACACCACCGCAGGACCTGGTGCAAAATCGATATCCGGAGCTTCCTGGCGAAGGTTTTCGATAAAGCCGAACCCATCGGTGTTATCGCCCAATACGCGGCCGTCCTTGGCAAAGGTCACGGTATTGACTGCCCCAATGCGACGGGCACGGTCGGACAGTTCATCACATTCGGGCATCGCCATTTCCTTTTGCGGAATGGTGACATTGACCCCGGAAAAACCCAGATTACGCAAGGATTTCAGGGCATCCTGAAAATTCTTCGGTTCGACTGGAAGCGGCATATAGGAACCGTCGATCCCGTATTTTGCCAGCCAGTAGCCATGCAATCGCGGCGATTTGGAATGTGACACCGGCCAGCCCATCACACCGGCAAGGCGCGAGGTACCCGACAGCGTTCGATAAGGAATCCGCGAAGTCATGATGAAAATTTCCTGCCTTAATGTCGTTTATTATGCTTTGAGAATACCGTGATCGCGCAAGAAGCCAATCAGCGGCAAAAGCGGCAAACCAAGCACAGTGAAATAATCACCGCGGACTTCGGTAAAAAGCTGTGCGCCGATACCTTCAAGCTGATAACCGCCAACACAGTTATAAATCTCTTCCCCGGCAGCATCGAGATAGTCTTCGAGCCATTCATCAGTGAAGTTGCGGACAGTCAGATGGGCGGTATCGATGGTACCCCAGATGCGCGAACCTTCCTTGTAAATCACCGCTGCTGAAACCAGCTGATGGGTTTTACCACGAAGGGCGTGCAGCTGGGCGCGGGTATTATCGCGGTCGCGCGGCTTGTCAAACCAGATCCCGTTGCATTCCAGCATCTGATCGGCGGCAATAACGATGCCATCGGGTTGCTGCCGATACATGCGCAACGCCTTCATTTCGGCAAGCGTTTCGGCAGCTTCGGCAGCACTGGCACCTTCGGCCTTCATCGATTGCTTGTAACCGTCTTCGTCGATCATCGAGGCAATTGCCTCACAATCCACACCGGCATTTGTCAACATGGAATGTCGGGCTTTGCTGCTAGACGCCAGAATCAGTCTGGTCATGTATTGGTACCCTGTAATTACGTGATGTCTTAATTAATGACCGCGCCGGTCATACATGGTCGACAGAATGATAGCAGCCGTTTCTTCGATCGAACGCCTTGTGACATTGATAATCTTCCAGCTGCGATCAGTAAAATAACGGCGTGCCTGATGGACTTCGTTTCGCACGGCAACCGGGTCGACATAATCCCCGCCCTCACCCCGTTCGATCTGGCGCAAGCGGTTTTTGCGGATCGATACCAGTTGATCTACATCCTTGATCAGGCCAACCACCAGCGGATTTTTGAGTTTGTCGAGTTCCGGTGGTAACGGGCAACCCGGAACAAACGGCACATTCGCGGTTTTGATACCGCGATTGGCCAGATAGACCGAGGTCGGGGTTTTTGACGTGCGCGATACACCGACAATCACGACATCGGCTTCTTCAAGATCCCAGGTCGATTGCCCATCATCATGGGACAAGGTGTAATCAATGGCTTCGATCCGGTTGAAGTAATCCTCGTCCATTTTATGGAGAGCCCCGGTACGGCCGCGCGATTGCTGCCCCAGATAACCCGCCATCATGGTGATGGTGTTATCAAGCACATGGCTGTGCGGAACCTGCAGACGGCGACAGCCTTCTTCGAGCTTGCGACGAATATCCATATCGAAAACCGTATAAAGCACAATGCCCGGGTTGCGTTCAATATCGGCCAGAACACGGGCAAGCTGTGCATCAGTGCGGATCAGTGACCAGACATGTTCATGTGCGCGTACATCGGGAAATTGCGCGATGCAGGCACGCGCAACCCCGTCAACGGTTTCACCGGTGGAATCCGATACCAGATGAAGGTGAAAGATATTGTCGTCGTCAATCATCGCAGTCCTGCAATCTGCCAGCGTTTCACATCACTTAACCGAAATCCGGTGTTCGATATTTCGATCATCTGTCATCTGACAGGGCACTGCAATCCCAACCACAAATTAAACCGATGGAGTCGGGCCTGTGGATAATTGTGGATAACGGGGGCGACTCCGGCCAAATTTTTTCCACAGATTTTATCCTGCACGTCATACAAAATTTCTCAAAGCAACCATCCCACGGGGGATAGTCGGAAAATTTTTTCCCTAATAGCAGGGATAACAAGGCAAAAACCAGATTAATCCCCGTTATCCCCATTATTCAAAAACGGCTTTTCCCAAGCTTACCTTTGGGAGTTGTTCGGAGTCGTCCCCAGTTTTCCCCAAGATAGTTTGAGATGAATCATTTTTCCCGAGTCGCAATGTGGATAAACTGTGCACCAAATTTGATCCCCGTTATCCACAGGTAACCACTAACAAACAACATCCTTTTTTATTAAAGAAGGTTTTGTTAGAGACACGGTGGAAAAACGGCCTGGACAGGCTTCAGGACACAATTCATGGGTCAGGAATAGGAAACCGGACATAAACGTCAGGCTATCGTGCCTGACAAAAAGGATCGGGACTAGCATACCCGGAAACGCCCCTTGAAAGGCAGTTCCGGGCAGTCAAACAGGAAACGTCATGCCCAAACCAACCAAGACCTTTTTGCGTGCCCTTGCCGGTGAAACATTGCCGGTACCGCCGATCTGGCTGATGCGCCAGGCGGGTCGCTATCTTCCGGAATATCGCGCAACACGGTCCGAGGCAGGTTCATTCCTCGATCTTTGCTATAATCCTGATCTTGCCTGCGAAGTTACCTTGCAGCCGCTCAGGCGCTATGACTTCGATGCGGCAATTCTGTTTTCCGATATCCTCGTCATACCACAGGCACTTGGACAGCATTTGGCCTTCAAGCAGGGAGAAGGACCGCAGCTTGACGCCATTCGCGATGCATCTGGCCTTGGTATACTAAATGTTGATCGCATTCACGATACGCTGGGCCCCGTTTACGAGACAGTGGCAAAGCTTTCGACATCCATTCCGTCACATATTTCCCTGATCGGCTTTGCCGGGGCGCCATGGACCGTGGCAACCTATATGGTTGAGGGCAAAGGCAGTAAGGATTTTGCCAATATCAGGCGATTTGCCTATGGCGATCCGGACGGATTTTCACGTTTGATCGACATTCTTGTAGAAGCCACGACGCAATATCTGCTGAAACAGGTCGAAGCTGGTGCAGAGTGCATCCAGCTGTTTGAAACTTGGGGCGGAGTACTCTCGGAAAACGGGTTCAGACGCTGGGTGATCGAACCGACTAAAAAAATCGTCACAAATCTCAAGGCAGTACATCCGGATTTGCCGGTGATTGGCTTCCCAAGGGGTGCTGGTTTGCATCTGATCGACTTCAAACAGCATACCGGTGTGGATGCGGTTGGTCTTGATAGTGGCGTTCCATTGAAATGGGTGGCGGAAAACCTTCAGCCGCTGGGACCGGTACAGGGAAATCTTGATCCGATGTATCTGATTACCGGCGGGGACGAGATGATTGAAGAGACCCGCCGTATTCTTGATACGCTGCGCAATGGTCCGTTCATTTTCAATCTGGGCCATGGCATCA is part of the Thalassospira lucentensis genome and harbors:
- a CDS encoding transporter substrate-binding domain-containing protein codes for the protein MRRTRPILRKSSLLPSGSSAKKFDVTGMFFRYAAFLKFSSLRQILSPLFQRLFLGRSVFKGSDIIGCSVIALLVLAFAVQDVRAQYLPEPEIPVQQQTTDSFINGKLAYTIHRSEGGGDPIRPEPGYFDDLVVSVFQDACLPYVIAEQAPWKRVMEQAMQGARHVIYPTTRTADREDSFKWVGPISRTIWNLYGYADAKWQNMPLEEILASARIGVLLGSAREPYLRRRGAQQLVLVPREDLLLPMLQADRVDLIAIGGSVLRHYRDIVDPSAQQRDIDGILPYRSCFLYMAISNAAPIDEVETLQNSLDKNKKSGQFIELREKHGLSSDIDSAFLRAMLNLDNNGVACLDLFGRDD
- a CDS encoding Maf family protein, coding for MTRLILASSSKARHSMLTNAGVDCEAIASMIDEDGYKQSMKAEGASAAEAAETLAEMKALRMYRQQPDGIVIAADQMLECNGIWFDKPRDRDNTRAQLHALRGKTHQLVSAAVIYKEGSRIWGTIDTAHLTVRNFTDEWLEDYLDAAGEEIYNCVGGYQLEGIGAQLFTEVRGDYFTVLGLPLLPLIGFLRDHGILKA
- the coaE gene encoding dephospho-CoA kinase (Dephospho-CoA kinase (CoaE) performs the final step in coenzyme A biosynthesis.) — protein: MVILGLTGSIGMGKSTAAGMFRYLGVPVHDADESVHRLMVPGGAAFDPIISVFPDVLKDGRIDRQILGAIVFADSDALKRLEAVLHPLVRAEENRFLKLNRLAQRSLVVLDIPLLFETAGEKRCDDVAVVSAPKFIQRQRVMARSGMTDAKFSAILAKQMPDREKRRKADFIIPTGLGRAVTFATIRTIVDQLENRT
- a CDS encoding pyruvate, water dikinase regulatory protein: MIDDDNIFHLHLVSDSTGETVDGVARACIAQFPDVRAHEHVWSLIRTDAQLARVLADIERNPGIVLYTVFDMDIRRKLEEGCRRLQVPHSHVLDNTITMMAGYLGQQSRGRTGALHKMDEDYFNRIEAIDYTLSHDDGQSTWDLEEADVVIVGVSRTSKTPTSVYLANRGIKTANVPFVPGCPLPPELDKLKNPLVVGLIKDVDQLVSIRKNRLRQIERGEGGDYVDPVAVRNEVHQARRYFTDRSWKIINVTRRSIEETAAIILSTMYDRRGH
- the hemE gene encoding uroporphyrinogen decarboxylase, which translates into the protein MPKPTKTFLRALAGETLPVPPIWLMRQAGRYLPEYRATRSEAGSFLDLCYNPDLACEVTLQPLRRYDFDAAILFSDILVIPQALGQHLAFKQGEGPQLDAIRDASGLGILNVDRIHDTLGPVYETVAKLSTSIPSHISLIGFAGAPWTVATYMVEGKGSKDFANIRRFAYGDPDGFSRLIDILVEATTQYLLKQVEAGAECIQLFETWGGVLSENGFRRWVIEPTKKIVTNLKAVHPDLPVIGFPRGAGLHLIDFKQHTGVDAVGLDSGVPLKWVAENLQPLGPVQGNLDPMYLITGGDEMIEETRRILDTLRNGPFIFNLGHGITPETSPENVGKLVEFIRNYR
- a CDS encoding shikimate dehydrogenase, yielding MTSRIPYRTLSGTSRLAGVMGWPVSHSKSPRLHGYWLAKYGIDGSYMPLPVEPKNFQDALKSLRNLGFSGVNVTIPQKEMAMPECDELSDRARRIGAVNTVTFAKDGRVLGDNTDGFGFIENLRQEAPDIDFAPGPAVVLGAGGASRAVLVALLDEGILEIRIANRTRKRADDLAAEINDPRIKVVNWPLDPADLADASLVVNTTSLGMVGQPKLEIDLEGLPKTALVTDIVYVPLITDLLAQAKKRGNPVVDGLGMLLHQARPGFHRWFGIDPEVTPELREFVLSPD
- the dnaQ gene encoding DNA polymerase III subunit epsilon; translation: MREIVLDTETTGLDPYADHRLVEIGCIELFNHMPTGRQYHQYINPQRPMPKEAFDVHGLGDDFLKDQPVFAEVVDDFLEFIGDDSQLVIHNAAFDMKFLNAELEWLSKPKIAMDRAIDTVQMARKKFPGSPVSLDALCRRFKIDNSNRTLHGALLDSDLLALVYLELLGGRQHGLSLDSKVTKKVVIDTPRIVGPKENYLEPRPHILSEDELAAHQTYIEKKFSAAIWLKREEV